The segment AATTACAACATATTCTTCCAGCATTCGTTCTTCTCTAAACATTTTTTCGGCGCGAATTTTGCCAGCTTGTCCTATAGAATAGCGTAATTCTGCATCCGCAGCTAAGGTTTCTATTGCAATTGCTAATTCTCGAATTGTTGCTTCTGGATCTAGTTTAGGATCGCTTAATAATTTTCCGGTATTTCCCAACTGTTCGGGAATGCCACTAACCGCACTGGCGATCGCAGGTTTTCCCTTCGCCATTGCTTCCATAATTGCTAACGGCATTCCCTCAAATTGTGAGGGTAAAATAAAGATATCGGCAGCATCTAACAAATCGGGAATATCTGCACGTTCTCCGACAAATTTGATCCGATCGCTGATTCCTAGTTCGGCTGCTACAGTTTGCAATTGAATTGATAAATTACCCGTACCTGCCCAAATAAAGTAAAGTTGCGACCAAATTTTGCGTTGTTTAAGTTGCTCGATCGCCTTAATTTGATATTGATAACCTTTCGAGATATCCATACGAGCGGCGGTAAAACAAACTACAGCATCATGGGGTATACTAAACTGTTGACGTAGGCGATCGCGTACCTCTAGATTGGGTGGATTAAAATACTGTGCGGGTCTTCCATTATAGATAACTCGACCTAAATTTTCTGGTAACTTGAACTTTTGATGCAGTAAATCTAAATTCTCCTGAGAAACCGTAAAAATTCCTCGTGCTTGCTGATAAATATCAGGTAAGTAATGTAAGTAAGCTACAAATTTTTTGACCCAAGAATGAGTTACAGCATGAATGAGAATTATGTAAGGAATTTCCATCTGGATCGCCACTTTTTTAGCAACGATGTTGGAGACTGGACAACCATCACTAAAAACGATCAAATCCGGTTTTGCTAATGCAAAAATCGTTTGAAATTCCGATGTATTTGAAAAAGCGCGTGCTGGTGTACTGGGGAGATAAAGATTGTCATCATTAAGCCAAAAATGTTGAATTCCTCGTTGGTTTCTTTGCTCGATCAGATGATGAGAAGCTTGACACTGAGCGCAGCTAACATCATAACCTAAATCTACCAGTTTCATTATCAGCGAGTGATTCCATTGGGAAGCACCATAGATACCTGGACAGTCTGTATAAAGGAGAATATGCCCAAGTTTATTTTGGTTATTTTCTGCTTCGGATTGTGCCAATGTTAATATTTCTGCCATCAACGATTCTCCTGCTGTCGGTATAGGGAAATTAACGCTGCTTCAACTGCGGGTGTGGGAGAGCATTTTAATCCTTCTAAAATATTTGCGATCGCTTCTTTATGTTCCGATCGATTTAATTGCTGTTGCGCGAGATGGAGAGCATATTCGGCATAGTATTGCAAAGCTTTGTAGGATAGCTCGTCAGCGACATCACTGGGTAAATATTGTCGTGAAATTTCAATTGTTCTGCGAGTATCGGCAATTTGGCCTCCAGATTTCAGCAATTGAGAAGTTTCTGTAGTCGCATCTTTATTAAAACAAACTTGAGTTTTTGGTTCGTACCAAATTGGATAAGAAACGGCGATGCGCTTCCACATTTCCCAATCAAATGCAGATTTAGCTTGGGGACAAAATCCTCCTAATTGTTCGTAAACATCTCGACGAACAACCATCGAAGAAAACTGCACCCGACACCAAATAGCAATTTTTTCTAACCAGTTTTCAATGATTCCAGGTGTTTCCCGTTCTAAGGGAGAAAGGCGGGGATTTCCTGTATTATCGGTGTAGAGTTGACGACAAAAAGCCGCACCAACATTAGGAGCTTTTTCAATACCTGCTTTTAATGAATTATAAAATCCAGGTTCGACCCAATCATCATCATGTAAAATATGAATCCATTGACCTTGCGATCGTTCGATACAGATATTAAAGATATGGGGATGACCGACATTTTTAGGGTGTTTGTA is part of the Leptolyngbyaceae cyanobacterium genome and harbors:
- a CDS encoding glycosyltransferase family 4 protein — translated: MAEILTLAQSEAENNQNKLGHILLYTDCPGIYGASQWNHSLIMKLVDLGYDVSCAQCQASHHLIEQRNQRGIQHFWLNDDNLYLPSTPARAFSNTSEFQTIFALAKPDLIVFSDGCPVSNIVAKKVAIQMEIPYIILIHAVTHSWVKKFVAYLHYLPDIYQQARGIFTVSQENLDLLHQKFKLPENLGRVIYNGRPAQYFNPPNLEVRDRLRQQFSIPHDAVVCFTAARMDISKGYQYQIKAIEQLKQRKIWSQLYFIWAGTGNLSIQLQTVAAELGISDRIKFVGERADIPDLLDAADIFILPSQFEGMPLAIMEAMAKGKPAIASAVSGIPEQLGNTGKLLSDPKLDPEATIRELAIAIETLAADAELRYSIGQAGKIRAEKMFREERMLEEYVVIIKRALIIN